CTGGCCACAGCGATGTACCCGCTGCGTTGACTCCGCAACGGCGAGTTCAGTTTTCGAGTGACAACACGTCGCGGACCGCGGCATCGACGGTGCTCAGCACGTCGGGATCAACTCCGGAGCGGCCGCGCACCAATATCGAGGCACAGTTCGGCGTGGGCAGCCCCTCCGCCGCGCACAACCCATCGGGCAGCTTCCCGATCTTCGGCAGCAGAGCCAACCCGAGACCGGCCCGTACCGCCGCGTACAGCCCGGCGAGGTCGGCCGACTCTGCCGCGACCTCGTAGCCGATCGCGTGCTTCTCCAAAATCGCGAATGCGGGCTCGCGCAGCGTGCACGGTTCGGCATAGATGACCAGCGGCAACGGCTCGTTTCGCCGGATATTGAACGTGCGCGCCGAAACCCACTGCAGTTGAACGATTCCCGAAGCATTGGCGCGATCCAGCCCCGATCCGTCCAACATGATCGCCAAGTCCACAAGTCCCCGGTCGATCGCATCCGCGAGGGATACGTTGCGGTCGAGCCGGAACCGCGGCCGCCGGTCGGGGAGCCGCTCGCGCAGCACGCTGGTCAACGCGGGCAACATCACGTCCGCACCGTGCTCGGTAGCACCGACGGTCAGCACCCGATGTTCGGTGGCGCCGAGGTCGTCGAGCGCCGCGTCGTGGGCCGCCAAGATCGTGCGCGCATGCCGCAACACCTTCTGGCCCATATCGGTGAACAACACGCCACGCCCGGAGCGCTCGACCACCGGTCCGCCGACCACACTTTCGACCTTGCGTAAGTGTTGGCTAACCGCGGACTGACTCAGATGCAGCGCGGCGGCCGCCCGGTGGAATCCGCCACAGTCGGCGACCGCGACCAGGCTTCGTAGCGGCGCGATATCAAGCACCTGAGGCATACCTCACAACCTTAGTTCGATCAGCATCCATGATCAATTGCCATGGCCTACGAGCTGGGACTTCTTGAAGGAAGGCCTGCTCGATTACAAATCGTGATCGATAGCGATCGGCAAAAATCGTTGGACGGCATGGCAGGAACTCACGAACTATGGAAGCCATGCCACTGCGTCGCATGCCGCTGAGCACCGCTTCGGCGGTGACATTCACTTATGCGCTCGGATATCCGATCGGTGTCCTTGCGGTCGCAGGGATGACCCCGATGGCCGTCTTGGTGTTGCGATTCAGCCTGGCTGCACTGGTTCTCACGGTATGGGCGCTGCTGGCCCGCGCGCCCTGGCCACGAGGAGCACAATTCGGACACGTCCTCGTCGCGGGCCTGCTGATCCAGGCGGTCCAATTCTGTTGCCTCTACGAGGCGGTGTTGCTGGGCGCCTCCGCGGTGCTGTGCGCGGTGGTGGTCGCGATGAATCCGGTGACCACGGCGATTTTGGCCGCGGTGTTCCTGCGTGAGCCGCTCGGCTGGCTGCGGATCGGCGCGCTGGTACTCGGGGTCGTCGCGGTGCTTGCCGCCTGCGCCCGGCGCTTGCTGGGCACCCACGGCCTGGACCCGGTCCTGGTACTGCTTGTGCTTGGGCTGCTTGGCCTTTCGGCCGGCGGCGTCTACCAGCAGCGGTACTGCACGGGCATCGACTTTCGCACCATGAGCGCGGTACAGAACGGCGTCGCGTTCATTCCCGCGGCGGCGTTCGCGCTCGTCACCCCGTTCGCCGTGCACGACGCGCACCGGGCCATCATCGCAATCACCGCTATGGTGCTGCTCAACGCCTCGGTTGCGGTCAGCATTTACCTGCGAGCAGTCACTCTGCACGGCGCGGCGGCGGTGGCGATGTTGTTCGCCATCATCCCCGCGGGCGCGGCCGTGCTGTCGTGGCTCATTCTCGGCGAGCGGCCCGACATCGGCGTCGGCATCGGCCTAGTCGTGGGCGCCCTCGCCTGCTGGTTGAACAGCAGGGCGTCCGCGCGCCAGCGTGCGACCCGGGACCAGGCCAACTCGACGCCGGCCGGCATGCCAGCCCCGCCCAGCCTGGCGTCGTGCTCAGCGTCCGACTAGCCGGCTGTCCGGCACCGGCCCGTCGACCGGCCGCACCAGGCCGGCCCCAGTGATCAGTGGCAGATCGAGTGCCGACAACAAGCCGGGGGCGGCCGCGCATACCGCCGGGATGACGTTGACCATCCGCGACGCGCCCGCAATGCGCGCACCCAGGTCGTGGTCGTGGTCCTCGGCCATTTCGAACTCGCAGCGCATGGTCGGGGAGCCGTCGATCTCGACGCGATAGACGCCGCGCCCGCTCGCCGGACCGTACCCCAGGTCTTTTGGTGGGATCCTGACCTGCGGTTGCGGCCAGTCCGGCGCGATGTCGTCGCGCATACGGGTGACGTGGTCGACGACGAACGTCGGCTTGCCCGCGACGTAACCGGTCAGGGTCGAACGCATGGCCGCGATCGTGCCGGGCGCGACGTGCCCGGTGGGGGTGTCGAACGATTCGGTGGCGGGGATGCGTTCGTTACTCTCCTTGATGTTGTCGATCTTGACGCCCAGCCCCGCGGCGAGCTGGTGCAGGACCGGCCCCCAGCCGAAGGTAAATATGCCCGGCTGGGCGGCGAACGCCGCATATTCTGGCGGCTTGCCGAATCCGAGGATCTCGTAAACCGCCGCCCGGTCCGGGTAGGTGGCGTAGTTGAACATCTCCGTCACCCGCACCGAGTCGATGGCCCGGGAGACGCCGGTAAGCACCAGCGGCAGCACATCATTGGCGAACCCCGAGTCGATACCGGTGGTGAAGAACGACACCCCGCCGTCCAGCGCGGCCGTGCGCAGCGGATCGGTGAACGCCCCGCGATCCAGCCCGGGCGCGTCGGGATACACCAGCGGGACCACCGAACACGAAACGACGTTCTTTCCCGCACGCAGGATCGACGCCATGTCGGCCACGGCCTCCAGCGGGCGCAGATTGGCCGCGGCGGCGTACACCACCACGTCGGCATCCCCGGCGAGCATCGGGCCGGGGTCCTGGGTCGCCAGCACCCCGACCGGCGCGATGCCACACAGCTCCCCGGCGTCACGGCCCGCTTTGGTGTCGCTGTGGACGACGAGATCGGTCAGTTGCAGCTCGGGGTGGTCGATCACTCCCCGCAGCGCGATCACGCCCATCGACCCCGGCCCCCAGACTCCCACCTTCAGCACAACTATCTCCTATTATTAGGATGCTTATTCTGAAATTTAGGACGGATGGTAGGGAGTTGGCATGGGCACGTCAACCGCCAAGTCACCGCCCACCGCCCGGGTGATGGACGTGCTGGCCACGCTGGCCCAGGCCCCCGACGGCCGGACCTCGGCAGAGCTCGCCAGGAGCTGCGGCATCAGCACCTCGACCTGCGCACTGGTGCTGGCCGAACTGGAACGTCGATCCTGGGTGGCTCGGCGCGGAGACCGTCGCTTCTGCCTGGGCAGCGGCTTGTTCGGCCTCGTGCACGGGCTGCGGGCGCAGTTCCCCCTGCTCGACCGCGGGCGCGAGGCCCTCACCTTCTTGCACGACGCCCTGGGCGCGGGCTGCTCGATGTCGAAGATCGGCGGCCGCCACCTGACCACTGTCGACGCGGTCGGGCACGGCAGCGACGGTCAGCAAGCCGTGGGCCAGCGTTTCCCGATCGACCCGCCATTCGGTCTGGTCGCAATGGCCTGGCGCGACGATGATTTCGTCGCGACCTGGCTAGAGGGCGTGACGCCGCGGTTGAGTCGACCCGAGATCGCACAGCAGCGACGGGTACTCGCCGACATCCGAACCCGCGGCTACGGCGCGTGGCGGTTCGACGACACTCACCAGTCGCTGCACCATCGGCTCGCCGGGCTGCTCGCGTCGCTGGAGTCGACCGCACAGGTTGCCCGCCAGCTCACCACGCTGATGACCATGGTCACCCTGCAGTCGGTCACCGCTACCCTCGAAACAGATTTAATCTCAACGGAATTCGTGGTTCTGCCGATCTTCGGCCGGGACGGCCAGCCGGAATACCAGATCGAGATCCACCTGGGCGGTCCGGCCGGATTGACCCTGGCCGAGCTGGACGCCGCACTCGCGCATGCGCAGGAACTGCTCGGCACCGGGCTGGGCCGAGCATGACTACGCTGATGTCATGCCTGCCCACTGCGAGATTCGGCGCGCCGCCGACCGGGCCGTCACCACCACGCCCTGGCTGACGTCCAGGCATTCGTTTTCTTTCGGCGACCACTACGACCCGCAGAACACCCATTTCGGGCTGCTGGTGGTGAACAATGACGACCTGGTGGCCCCGGCATCGGGATTTGACACGCACTCGCACCGCGACATGGAGATCGTCACCTGGGTGCTGGACGGGCAACTGACACACCAGGATTCGGCCGGCAATCGCGGCGTGATCTATCCCGGCCTGGCCCAACGCATGTCGGCGGGCAACGGCATCTTGCATTCGGAGAAGAACGACTCCGCAACGCGGCCGGTGCATTTCGTGCAGATGTGGGTGGTGCCCGACGAAACCGCGATCTCCCCCGGCTACCAACAACATGAGATCGGCGAGATGGGCACCGAACTTGTGCCCATCGCCGCGGGCCGGCCGGGCTGCGATGCCGCCATCTTTCTGCACAACCGCAACGCGGCGTTGCACGGCGCGCGATTGCGCCCCGGCGACAGCATCAGTACGCCCACCGCGCCCTTCGTGCACGTCTACGTACCGCGGGGCCGGCTCACCGTCGAGGGGGCAGGCGAGATCGCCGACGGCGACGCGGTCCGGCTCACCGAAACCGACGGCCTGCGGCTAACCGCGGGCGAAGCGACGGACCTGCTGGTCTGGGAGATGCACGCAAAGCTGGGTGGCTAGCGCAAATAGAGTGGCCATGACAGACAGGAGCTGGCATGTCGAAAGCGCAGCCGCGGCACGCGGTGCCAAACCCGAATCACAATGTGAAAGCACTGGGGACGGTCAAGTTCTGGGCGTTGCCGATCGGCGCCACATTGGCCCTGATGTCGGCGCTGTGTGCGCTGTATCTCGGGGGCATCCTGAATCCGGCCACCAACCTGCGCCATTTCCCCATCGCGGTGGTCAACGAAGACGCTGGAACCGCCGGCGCCAAGATCGTCGACGGCCTGGTCTCCGCGTTGGACAAGAACAAGTTCGACGTGCGGGTCGTGTCGCACGACGAGGCCAAGCAATTACTGGACCGAGCGCAGGTCTACGGCGAACTGGTGATCCCACCCACGTTCTCGTCGAATCTGCGTGAATTCGGCGCAAGCGCCGTCACGCCCCAAAAAGCAGAGCGCCCCTCGGTAACGATCTTCACCAATCCGCGCGCGGGCACGTTGGGCTCCAGCATCGCCGGACAAACCCTGAGCCAAGCCATGGCTTCGGCCAATACCAAAGTGGGACAGTATCTTTCGTCGGAGGTTGCGCAGCAGACGGACGGGGCGCCGCTGACCGGAGCGGCACAGTTGGGACTGGCCAGCCCCATCGACATCAAGTCGTCTGTGTACAACGCGCTTCCCAACGGTACCGGCAACGGACTGTCGGCGTTTTACTACGCGTTGTTGTTGCTACTGGCCGGATTCACCGGCAGCATCGTGGTCTCCACCCTGGTCGACTCGCTGCTCGGATACGTACCGGCAGAGTGGGGTCCGGTGTACCGATTTGCCGAGCAGGCCAACATCTCTCGCTTCCGAACGTTGTTGATCAAATGGTTGATCATGGCGATCCTGGCGCTGCTCACGTCGGGGGTTTACCTTGCTATCGCCCATGGCCTCGGCATGCCGATCCAGCACGCCTGGCAGCTGTGGGCTTTCGGCGTTTTCGCGATCGTCGCCGTCGGTGTCACCTCGAGTTCGCTTATCGCCGTGCTGGGTTCGATGGGCTTGCTGTTCAGCATGCTGGTGTTCGTGATCTTCGGATTGCCGTCGGCCGGCGCCACCGTTCCGCTGCAGGCTGTGCCGCCGTTCTTCGGCTGGCTGGCCAAATTCGAGCCGATGCACCAGGTGTTCTTAGGGGTGCGGTCGCTGGTGTATCTCAACGGCGCCGGCGCGGCGGGACTATCGCAGGCGTTGTGGATGACCGCGATCGGACTGGTGATCGGGCTGCTGATCGGTGGCATCGTCACGCGCAGCTATGACCGCAGCGGCTTCCACCGGATCCCGGGCGCCGTCGAGCTGGCGATCGCCGAAGCACACCAGGCCCAACACCAAGCCCAACAGAAAGCCCAACAGAAAGCCCGCTCCGGCAAACACCAGGCCGCAGGTGCACCCGCGGACGCCGACCCGACCGACAAGGATCCCGAAAGCTCAAGCGAGCAAACGTAATTCGCGCGCGCCCAAAGCGTCACACGTTCGTTATGTATGTTGACAGTGTGACACGTGTGACTGATGATGTTCGTGTTGTAATTCATCAGGGCCGAAAGGGCTGCCGTGCTGACACGACGCGCCAGCTTGCGCCGCTTGGCGGCCAGCGTGGCGGCCATGTTCGCCTGCGGCGTGCTGACGAGTACGGTCGCGCCTCCGGTCGCCCACGCCGCGGACGGTCGCGAGATGCTCGCAAACGCGATCGGTGCCACCAAGGGCTCGTATCTGGTGTACAACTTCGGGCCGGGCCATCCCACACCGTTGCTGGATGCCGGCGGTCGCTGGTATGAGATGAACAACGGCGGCCACCTGATGATCATCAAGAACGCGTCGACCCGCTTGGCGCCCCACCTACTGGTCGACACGCATCGGGGTGATCAGGCCCGCTGCGAGCACAACCCCGGCGCCCGCACCGGCGAGGGTCTGTGGCAGGCCTCCGAGCTCTACACGCCGCTGCAAGCCTGGCAACGAATGGGGCAGCCGACCATCGCCATCAACGCCAACTTCTTCGACGTGCGCGGACAGAAGGCCGGCTCGTGGCGTCAGACCGGCTGCAGCTCGCCGTTGGGCGCGTTCGTGGACAACACCAACGGGCAGGGCCGCGCCAATCAGGCCGTCACCGGCACCGTGGCCTACCCCGGCAAACAAGGACTCTCCGGCGGCGGCGAGAGCTGGTCCTCGTTGACGACGATGATCCTGCCCACCGGCGGCGCCCCCTACGTGGTGTGGCCCCGCAGCAAGAATGACTATGACGCCGCCACCCCGGTGGTGGAGGACCTGCTCAACAAGAACGAGAAGTTCGTCGCGGTATCCGGCATCGGGCTGCTCGGCCCCGGCCAGACCCAACAGCTGCGCGATGGCGGTCCCAGCGCAGCGCGCACGGCGCTGGCCTACGTCAAGCAGCGCGACGAGATGTACATCTTCGAGGGCGGCAGCTACACCCCGGACAACATGCAGGACCTGTTCCGCGGCCTGGGCAGCGACACCGCAGTGTTGCTGGATGGCGGCGGATCGTCGGCGATCGTACTGCGCCGCGATACCGGTGGCATGTGGGCCGGCGCGGGTTCACCGCGGGGGTCCTGCGATACCCGTCAGGTGCTGTGCGACTCCCACGAGCGAGGCCTGCCCAGCTGGCTGGCCTTCAACTAAAAACCCTCTGGCGCAGATACTTTCACGTCGGAAGCGCCGCATCGGAAGATCACCAGGCTGACCGCCACCACGGCCGCCACCAGAATGAACACCGGAGCGATGAAGAATCGGGACAGGGTCGCGCCGAGAAACGCACCGGCACACATGGTGACGACGACGGCGAAGCGCAACGTTTGGCGCTCGCCCGTGCCACCGGCCAGCCGGCTGTCCAGACCGAGGCTGACGATCGTCGACGTCAACACCGTGGTGGACAATTCCGGGATTCCGAACTGGCGCGCGCTCGAGTGCTGCAGGCCGAACGTCACCGCCAGGAAGCCGATCATGATCAGTTTGGAGTTGTCGTGATAGTGCAGCACACCCGTGCCGGCCAGCACCGACAAGGTAAGCAGCAACACGATTTCGGTGGCCAGCACGGTGGTGATCCAGGCGCGGGCCCGCTCGCCGAAAAACCTGGATAGTCGACCGCTGAAGATGGTCGTGACGACGAAGGTGGGCAGCGCGACCGACACCGCCGTCAGGTCGATGTTGGTGCGCGGGGCCAGCCAGAAGCCGAGGAAGATCACGTTGCCGGTCATGTTGGCGACGAACACGTGGCCGAGAACCAAGATGCTGATCGAATCGGCCAGACCGGTGGCGAAGGTCAACAACAGCAACGCCGCAACGGTCAACCGCTCAGACACCGGCGACGTAGCCACCGGGGCAGTATATTTCGATGCCGCGCCGGCTACGGATGCGGTGTCAGATCCAACGAGGTGACGGTCGTCATCCGGGTCACCAGCCAGCGCCCCTGCACGCGTTTCATGAATAGCCGGTAGGACAAATACTTCAGCGCCGGGATGTTCTTGGTCAGCGGGCTGGTGGAGGTGGTGTTGGTGTAGACGATCACAACCGCGTTCTGGCCGTCCAGCGATTCGACCGCGGCGCCGGTGACCTGGGTGGTGTTGGTGATCTTGGCTTGCTTGTTCGGGGCGACGATGGCATCGACGAATTTGCGGTACTGCGCCTCGAAGTCGCCGCTGAGGTAGTTCGCCGCGCGGTCGGCCAGGCTGTCCATGTTCTCCGGCGTGTAGGTCCACAGCGTCGTGATCGCATTGGCGGCCGTGCGCGCCACGTTCAGCTTGGTGGCCGCCGCGGCCCGATCAGACAGGTAGGGCTGCATGGCCGCGCCCGCGAACGCCGCGGAGCCGACGAACAGCACCGCGGCCACCACGATGGCGACTGCCGCCCACTTTCCGGCCAGCCACCGCCGCCGGCGGCCACCCTGCTCGGGCGGTGCCGCGGATTCCTCCGCATTTTGACCCTCGGAGCCCGGCTGCTCCGCATCGACTTCTGTTGGCGCCGAGCTGGTTTGGCCCTCACTGGCCTCATCGGAGGCCGTATCGGCTGACTCGTCGACGGTCAGATCACCTGCTGCAGGCTGCTTATCTTCCACTGATTCCCTTCCCGCGTAGCAGTTGCCGTCCAACGGTTGGTGTTCTCGAAGACCTGCTTCTGGTCGGGCGACTTGGACGTCACTTCGGTCGCCACCATCACGATCGCGCTGCCATCGTCATTCCATCGCTCCACGGCCGCACCGAGGATGGCGCCTTTGGCCGGTTCCGCCCGGGCGACCTGCAACAGAATCTCGTTGGCTTTGTCGTGGTATTCCTTCGCGAAATCGCCTGTCGCCTGGTCCATGACCCGCATCACGTAGTCGTTCGCGTGGTAGGGGTCAATAGAGGTGAACTGGGTCATGAAGCCCGTCACATAGTTGAGCACTTCGCGGTTCTTCGAAGCGTCTCGTACCCGGGATTCATGCGAGACCAGCATCAAGGTGGTCAGCGTGATCGCCACCACCATCAGCACCCCCGCGGCAGCACTGGCGACGGGTAGACCCCACCGCCGTCGCAGCGTCTCCGGCCCTGTCGCGACAAGCAGCGACTCTTCGCCGGGTGCAAACTTGCGGCGGGGACTCATTTCCCATTCCCCGGCGGCTTCGGCTTCGTCAGCACGGCGAGATCGTCGACGCGCCACCGACCGTCGCCCTCCTTGGCGAAGTTGACCCGCACGGTCGCGGTGATGTAGCGCTCGTCGGGCGCCACCCCCCGGCGTCCCTGCATGAACAACAACATCGTCGCCCGATCCGGCGAGGCCGATTCGATCGAGCTGTCGGTCACCCAATACTCGTTGATGACCGGGTTTCCCTTTTCGACGATGTCCTGCTGGGCCTTGAGCTGGCCGCGGTATTTGTCGGTGGCCAACGACTGTGCCCGGGTGAAGTCGTCGCGCAACGTCTTCGGGTCGTAGGTCAGCATCTGCGCGACGATCTTCGGTCCCTGAATCGCGATCTGCGCCTGGGTCTGATCGGTAGCCCGGTCACGGGAGTACACCACCGCGTAGCTCATGACGACGCCGGCCAGGCACAGCCCGGCGGCGGCAAGCACCGCGACGGTGGTCCACCGTCGGACGTCCGGCCGTGCGATTTGGGAGAACCGCACCTCCGTGCGCAACAGCATGTCGGCGAAGGTCCGATGACCCGAATCCCACAGCGGCCAAAGCCATCCCACCACCGATAGGGTGTCGAGCAGGTGAGCCACGTCGCGCAGCAACAGACCCCAGGCGCCGACGCCTCCACCGTCGCGTCGGGTTACCGCGATGCCGCACAGGGCGCGGCCCAGGCTCCAGCCGATCGTCGGCGGCAACAGCAAGCGGTTGACCAACAGCGCCAAGACAGCCAGGGCCAACACGCAAATCGAGACCCACCACCACGCGCCGCCTGCCGGCACCGTAAACGACACCAACGCCATGGTCGTCGCCACGGCGACGGGCGGCAGCACGTCGACAGTTAAGGCACACAGACGAATATGCCAGGACGCCAAGGCGTTCTGTGATGACACTTGGTTGGCCGTGATGGGAGTTTCCTCGACCACCACCGTCACTTCGTCACCTGGTCGAGCTTGGCGATCCGGTACTGGCCTTCGTCGAGCGCCATCTTCACCCGGAGCCGGTAGCCGGTCTCGTTCTGCGATTGATCGCTGGCCACCTTGACGCGCATTGCCACCAGCACGTCGACCGAACCGTCATTGTTGGTGCGCTCGACGGCCGCCCGGACGTCGGAAACCTGAACGTGGACGTTCGACTCCTTATATGCCTGCACCAGCATGCCGGTGTACAGCAGCGCCTGGGCGCGGAACGCATCCGTGCCGCAGTCGATGATCTTCTGTTCGCTGGCGATCATCGCGTTGGTGTCGGGCGCCTGCGTGGCCGCAACGCAGTCGATCGCGGCCTTGAGCGCCGCGGCGTTGTTGCGCGCGATCTCCTGGGTCTGGTGGTGGTACCGCAACGCGAAGTAACCACCCGTGCCGACGGCCGCGGCGAACAGCAGCAGAGCCGCGGCGATGCCGGCCAACCAGCCGCGGGTCAGCCGCGACGGGCGGCGCTCGGTCGCGTCGTCGTCGACCGCCGCCGGATCGTCGGCCCCGATCGTGGCGTCCAGCTCAGGATCCGCGTCAGTGTCACTTACAGCGACGTCGGCCTCGGCTGCGTCCTCGGGCTGGGCCGCCGCGTCCGCGGCGGCCTCGGCTTCGACCTGGGAATCCGGCGAATCCTCGGACGTCAGCGGGGAGTTGCTGTCGTCGGCGACGTCGTCCGATTCCTCGCGGGTCTTCGGCCGTCTCCGACGCATACGGCTAAGCATCGACATCGGTGGTGGGTTCAGCCGGCGGGCGCCAGCATCTCCTTCCATCCGTCGTCTCCTGTTTTGGTCGAGTTTTCGACGGAGTATTTGACCCCGTCGGGGCCCACCAGTTCACCGCTCTGGGGACTGTATACCGCTGAGGGAGGTCCGGCGGGGGTGTAGACACACGGGTTGGGCTGCTGTCCGTTGCACTGCACGCTACCCGACCCCGGCCGCGTCAACGGGTCGCTGGTCGGCGGCGGCGTCCCGGCCACTCGGTCCGAGGGAGCCGGGTTCATG
This Mycobacterium simiae DNA region includes the following protein-coding sequences:
- a CDS encoding RDD family protein; its protein translation is MTVVVEETPITANQVSSQNALASWHIRLCALTVDVLPPVAVATTMALVSFTVPAGGAWWWVSICVLALAVLALLVNRLLLPPTIGWSLGRALCGIAVTRRDGGGVGAWGLLLRDVAHLLDTLSVVGWLWPLWDSGHRTFADMLLRTEVRFSQIARPDVRRWTTVAVLAAAGLCLAGVVMSYAVVYSRDRATDQTQAQIAIQGPKIVAQMLTYDPKTLRDDFTRAQSLATDKYRGQLKAQQDIVEKGNPVINEYWVTDSSIESASPDRATMLLFMQGRRGVAPDERYITATVRVNFAKEGDGRWRVDDLAVLTKPKPPGNGK
- a CDS encoding LysR family transcriptional regulator — its product is MPQVLDIAPLRSLVAVADCGGFHRAAAALHLSQSAVSQHLRKVESVVGGPVVERSGRGVLFTDMGQKVLRHARTILAAHDAALDDLGATEHRVLTVGATEHGADVMLPALTSVLRERLPDRRPRFRLDRNVSLADAIDRGLVDLAIMLDGSGLDRANASGIVQLQWVSARTFNIRRNEPLPLVIYAEPCTLREPAFAILEKHAIGYEVAAESADLAGLYAAVRAGLGLALLPKIGKLPDGLCAAEGLPTPNCASILVRGRSGVDPDVLSTVDAAVRDVLSLEN
- a CDS encoding YoaK family protein — encoded protein: MATSPVSERLTVAALLLLTFATGLADSISILVLGHVFVANMTGNVIFLGFWLAPRTNIDLTAVSVALPTFVVTTIFSGRLSRFFGERARAWITTVLATEIVLLLTLSVLAGTGVLHYHDNSKLIMIGFLAVTFGLQHSSARQFGIPELSTTVLTSTIVSLGLDSRLAGGTGERQTLRFAVVVTMCAGAFLGATLSRFFIAPVFILVAAVVAVSLVIFRCGASDVKVSAPEGF
- a CDS encoding phosphodiester glycosidase family protein translates to MLTRRASLRRLAASVAAMFACGVLTSTVAPPVAHAADGREMLANAIGATKGSYLVYNFGPGHPTPLLDAGGRWYEMNNGGHLMIIKNASTRLAPHLLVDTHRGDQARCEHNPGARTGEGLWQASELYTPLQAWQRMGQPTIAINANFFDVRGQKAGSWRQTGCSSPLGAFVDNTNGQGRANQAVTGTVAYPGKQGLSGGGESWSSLTTMILPTGGAPYVVWPRSKNDYDAATPVVEDLLNKNEKFVAVSGIGLLGPGQTQQLRDGGPSAARTALAYVKQRDEMYIFEGGSYTPDNMQDLFRGLGSDTAVLLDGGGSSAIVLRRDTGGMWAGAGSPRGSCDTRQVLCDSHERGLPSWLAFN
- a CDS encoding YhgE/Pip domain-containing protein yields the protein MSKAQPRHAVPNPNHNVKALGTVKFWALPIGATLALMSALCALYLGGILNPATNLRHFPIAVVNEDAGTAGAKIVDGLVSALDKNKFDVRVVSHDEAKQLLDRAQVYGELVIPPTFSSNLREFGASAVTPQKAERPSVTIFTNPRAGTLGSSIAGQTLSQAMASANTKVGQYLSSEVAQQTDGAPLTGAAQLGLASPIDIKSSVYNALPNGTGNGLSAFYYALLLLLAGFTGSIVVSTLVDSLLGYVPAEWGPVYRFAEQANISRFRTLLIKWLIMAILALLTSGVYLAIAHGLGMPIQHAWQLWAFGVFAIVAVGVTSSSLIAVLGSMGLLFSMLVFVIFGLPSAGATVPLQAVPPFFGWLAKFEPMHQVFLGVRSLVYLNGAGAAGLSQALWMTAIGLVIGLLIGGIVTRSYDRSGFHRIPGAVELAIAEAHQAQHQAQQKAQQKARSGKHQAAGAPADADPTDKDPESSSEQT
- a CDS encoding pirin family protein — encoded protein: MPAHCEIRRAADRAVTTTPWLTSRHSFSFGDHYDPQNTHFGLLVVNNDDLVAPASGFDTHSHRDMEIVTWVLDGQLTHQDSAGNRGVIYPGLAQRMSAGNGILHSEKNDSATRPVHFVQMWVVPDETAISPGYQQHEIGEMGTELVPIAAGRPGCDAAIFLHNRNAALHGARLRPGDSISTPTAPFVHVYVPRGRLTVEGAGEIADGDAVRLTETDGLRLTAGEATDLLVWEMHAKLGG
- a CDS encoding NAD(P)H-dependent amine dehydrogenase family protein; translation: MLKVGVWGPGSMGVIALRGVIDHPELQLTDLVVHSDTKAGRDAGELCGIAPVGVLATQDPGPMLAGDADVVVYAAAANLRPLEAVADMASILRAGKNVVSCSVVPLVYPDAPGLDRGAFTDPLRTAALDGGVSFFTTGIDSGFANDVLPLVLTGVSRAIDSVRVTEMFNYATYPDRAAVYEILGFGKPPEYAAFAAQPGIFTFGWGPVLHQLAAGLGVKIDNIKESNERIPATESFDTPTGHVAPGTIAAMRSTLTGYVAGKPTFVVDHVTRMRDDIAPDWPQPQVRIPPKDLGYGPASGRGVYRVEIDGSPTMRCEFEMAEDHDHDLGARIAGASRMVNVIPAVCAAAPGLLSALDLPLITGAGLVRPVDGPVPDSRLVGR
- a CDS encoding mammalian cell entry protein is translated as MSPRRKFAPGEESLLVATGPETLRRRWGLPVASAAAGVLMVVAITLTTLMLVSHESRVRDASKNREVLNYVTGFMTQFTSIDPYHANDYVMRVMDQATGDFAKEYHDKANEILLQVARAEPAKGAILGAAVERWNDDGSAIVMVATEVTSKSPDQKQVFENTNRWTATATREGNQWKISSLQQVI
- a CDS encoding DMT family transporter; translated protein: MPLSTASAVTFTYALGYPIGVLAVAGMTPMAVLVLRFSLAALVLTVWALLARAPWPRGAQFGHVLVAGLLIQAVQFCCLYEAVLLGASAVLCAVVVAMNPVTTAILAAVFLREPLGWLRIGALVLGVVAVLAACARRLLGTHGLDPVLVLLVLGLLGLSAGGVYQQRYCTGIDFRTMSAVQNGVAFIPAAAFALVTPFAVHDAHRAIIAITAMVLLNASVAVSIYLRAVTLHGAAAVAMLFAIIPAGAAVLSWLILGERPDIGVGIGLVVGALACWLNSRASARQRATRDQANSTPAGMPAPPSLASCSASD
- a CDS encoding MarR family transcriptional regulator, with amino-acid sequence MGTSTAKSPPTARVMDVLATLAQAPDGRTSAELARSCGISTSTCALVLAELERRSWVARRGDRRFCLGSGLFGLVHGLRAQFPLLDRGREALTFLHDALGAGCSMSKIGGRHLTTVDAVGHGSDGQQAVGQRFPIDPPFGLVAMAWRDDDFVATWLEGVTPRLSRPEIAQQRRVLADIRTRGYGAWRFDDTHQSLHHRLAGLLASLESTAQVARQLTTLMTMVTLQSVTATLETDLISTEFVVLPIFGRDGQPEYQIEIHLGGPAGLTLAELDAALAHAQELLGTGLGRA